The Mycobacterium seoulense genome has a window encoding:
- a CDS encoding replication-associated recombination protein A yields MPEAVSDGLFDLPGATPAGDHGLDVSAGAPLAVRMRPASLDEVVGQEHLLAPGSPLRRLVEGSGVASAILYGPPGSGKTTLAALISQATGRRFEALSALSAGVKDVRAVIEKARSTLLRGEQTVLFIDEVHRFSKTQQDALLSAVENRVVLLVAATTENPSFSVVAPLLSRSLILQLRPLSADDIRTVVQRAIDDPRGLGGRVAVTPDAVDLLVRLAAGDARRALTALEVASETAQAASESVSVETIEQSLDKAAVRYDRDGDQHYDVISAFIKSVRGSDVDAALHYLARMLVAGEDPRFLARRLMILASEDIGMADPSALQIAVAAAHTVQLIGMPEAQLTLAHATIHLATAPKSNSVTTALAAAMDDIKAGKAGLVPPHLRDGHYSGAAALGHAQGYRYSHNDPDGVVAQQYPPDELLGVDYYRPTGRGGEREMAGRLDRLRAIIRRKRGRS; encoded by the coding sequence ATGCCTGAAGCCGTGTCCGACGGTCTTTTTGACCTGCCCGGCGCAACGCCGGCGGGCGACCACGGCCTGGACGTGTCGGCCGGTGCGCCGCTGGCGGTGCGCATGCGTCCGGCCTCGCTGGACGAGGTGGTGGGGCAGGAGCACCTGCTGGCGCCCGGATCGCCGCTGCGCCGCCTGGTCGAGGGATCGGGGGTGGCGTCGGCCATCCTCTACGGCCCGCCGGGCAGCGGCAAGACCACCCTGGCCGCCCTCATCTCCCAGGCGACCGGGCGCCGGTTCGAGGCGCTGTCGGCGCTGTCGGCCGGTGTCAAGGACGTGCGCGCCGTCATCGAGAAGGCGCGGTCGACGCTGCTTCGCGGCGAACAGACGGTGTTGTTCATCGACGAGGTGCACCGGTTCTCCAAGACCCAGCAGGACGCGTTGCTGTCCGCCGTGGAGAACCGGGTGGTGCTGTTGGTGGCGGCGACCACCGAGAACCCGTCGTTCTCGGTGGTGGCGCCCCTGCTGTCCCGGTCGCTGATCCTGCAATTGCGCCCGCTGAGCGCCGACGACATCCGCACCGTGGTGCAGCGGGCGATCGACGATCCCCGCGGGCTGGGCGGCCGGGTCGCGGTGACGCCCGACGCGGTCGACCTGCTGGTGCGATTGGCCGCCGGCGATGCCCGGCGGGCGCTGACGGCGCTGGAGGTGGCGTCTGAAACGGCCCAGGCAGCGTCCGAGTCCGTCAGCGTCGAGACCATCGAGCAGTCGCTGGACAAGGCCGCGGTGCGCTACGACCGCGACGGCGACCAGCACTACGACGTCATCAGCGCCTTCATCAAGTCGGTGCGCGGCTCGGACGTCGACGCGGCGCTGCACTACCTGGCCCGCATGCTCGTGGCCGGGGAGGACCCGCGGTTCCTGGCGCGCCGGCTGATGATCCTGGCCAGCGAGGATATCGGCATGGCCGACCCGAGCGCACTGCAGATCGCGGTGGCCGCCGCCCACACCGTGCAGCTGATCGGCATGCCCGAGGCGCAGTTGACGCTGGCGCACGCCACCATCCATCTGGCCACCGCGCCCAAGTCCAACTCCGTCACCACCGCGCTGGCCGCGGCGATGGACGACATCAAGGCCGGCAAGGCCGGCCTGGTGCCGCCGCATCTGCGCGACGGGCACTACTCCGGCGCGGCGGCGCTGGGACACGCGCAGGGCTACCGGTACTCGCACAACGATCCCGACGGCGTCGTCGCCCAGCAATATCCGCCGGACGAGCTGTTGGGCGTGGACTACTACCGGCCCACCGGCCGCGGCGGTGAGCGGGAGATGGCCGGGCGGCTGGACCGGTTGCGGGCGATCATCCGCAGGAAGCGAGGACGGTCATGA
- a CDS encoding secondary thiamine-phosphate synthase enzyme YjbQ, with translation MLDVDTTRRRIVDLTEAVRGFCWSRGDGLCNVFVPHATAGVAIIETGAGSDEDLLDTLERLLPRDDRYRHSHGSPGHGADHVMPALVAPSVTVPVSGGEPLLGTWQSIVLVDLNRDNPQRSVRLSFLEG, from the coding sequence GTGCTGGACGTGGACACGACACGGCGCCGCATCGTCGACCTGACCGAGGCGGTGCGGGGCTTCTGCTGGTCGCGCGGCGACGGCCTGTGCAACGTGTTCGTCCCGCACGCGACGGCCGGCGTGGCCATCATCGAGACCGGGGCCGGCTCCGACGAGGACCTGCTCGACACGCTGGAACGACTGCTCCCGCGCGACGACCGCTACCGGCACTCGCACGGCTCGCCGGGCCACGGCGCCGACCACGTGATGCCGGCGCTGGTCGCGCCGTCGGTGACGGTGCCGGTCTCCGGCGGGGAGCCGCTGCTGGGGACCTGGCAAAGCATCGTGCTGGTCGACCTGAACCGCGACAACCCGCAGCGGTCGGTGCGGCTGAGCTTCCTGGAGGGTTAG
- the alaS gene encoding alanine--tRNA ligase: protein MQTHEIRKRFLDHFVTAGHTEVPSASVILDDPNLLFVNAGMVQFVPYFLGARTPPYPTATSIQKCIRTPDIDEVGITTRHNTFFQMAGNFSFGDYFKRRAIELAWTLLTKGVSDGGYGLDPERIWTTVYFDDDEAVQLWQEIAGLPAERIQRRGMEDNYWSMGIPGPCGPSSEIYYDRGEEFGVGGGPVANEDRYIEIWNLVFMQNERGEGTGKTDFEILGPLPRKNIDTGMGVERVAFILQGVHNVYETDLLRPVIDVVAARAPRGYDVGNHSDDVRYRVIADHSRTAAILIGDGVTPGNDGRGYVLRRLLRRVIRSAKLLDIEGPIVGELMATVRDAMGPSYPELVADFDRIRRIAVAEETAFNRTLVAGSKLFDEVAGTTKAARAKVISGADAFTLHDTYGFPIELTLEMASEAGLQVDEIGFRELMAEQRRRAKADAAARKHAHADLSAYRELVDAGPTEFTGFDELSSEARILGIFVDGKRVPVVTHGSQTEAAGAHQVELVLDRTPLYAESGGQIADEGTISGTGASECARAAVTDVQKIAKTLWVHRVNVESGEFVEGDTVVAAVDPEWRRGATQGHSGTHMVHAALRQVLGPNAVQAGSLNRPGYLRFDFNWQGPLSEDQRTQVEEVTNQAVQADFAVHTFTEQLEKAKAMGAMAMFGEAYPDEVRVVEIGGPFSLELCGGTHVHNSAQIGPVTILGESSVGSGVRRVEAYVGLDSFRHLAKERALMAGLASSLKVPSDEVPARVAGLVERLKAAEKELERARLAGARAAATNAAAGAERIGNVRVVAQRMSAGMTAGDLRSLVGDIRGKLGSDPAVVALIAEGEGGSVPYAVAANPAAQDLGIRANDLIKQLAATVDGRGGGKPDLAQGSGKDPTRIDAALDAIRSEIARVG, encoded by the coding sequence GTGCAGACACACGAGATCAGGAAACGGTTTCTTGATCATTTCGTGACGGCGGGCCACACCGAGGTGCCGAGCGCATCGGTGATTCTCGACGACCCCAACCTGCTGTTCGTCAACGCGGGCATGGTCCAGTTCGTGCCGTACTTCCTGGGGGCCCGCACCCCGCCGTACCCGACGGCCACCAGCATCCAGAAGTGCATCCGCACACCCGACATCGACGAGGTGGGCATCACCACCCGGCACAACACCTTCTTCCAGATGGCCGGCAACTTCTCGTTCGGCGACTACTTCAAGCGCCGCGCCATCGAGCTGGCGTGGACCCTGCTCACCAAGGGCGTGTCCGACGGCGGCTACGGCCTGGACCCCGAAAGAATCTGGACGACGGTCTATTTCGACGACGACGAGGCCGTGCAGCTGTGGCAGGAGATCGCCGGCCTGCCGGCCGAGCGGATCCAGCGGCGCGGCATGGAGGACAACTACTGGTCCATGGGGATCCCCGGGCCCTGTGGCCCGTCGTCGGAGATCTACTACGACCGCGGGGAAGAGTTCGGGGTGGGCGGCGGCCCGGTGGCCAACGAAGACCGCTACATCGAGATCTGGAACCTCGTGTTCATGCAGAACGAACGCGGCGAGGGCACCGGCAAGACCGACTTCGAAATCCTGGGGCCGTTGCCCCGCAAGAACATCGACACCGGCATGGGCGTCGAGCGGGTCGCGTTCATCCTGCAGGGCGTGCACAACGTCTACGAGACCGACCTGCTGCGGCCGGTCATCGATGTGGTGGCCGCCCGCGCGCCGCGCGGATACGACGTCGGCAACCACTCCGACGATGTGCGCTACCGGGTCATCGCCGACCACAGCCGCACCGCGGCGATCCTGATCGGCGACGGCGTCACGCCGGGCAACGACGGGCGCGGATACGTGCTGCGCCGGCTGCTGCGCCGGGTGATCCGCTCGGCCAAGCTGCTCGACATCGAGGGCCCCATCGTCGGCGAGCTGATGGCCACCGTGCGGGACGCGATGGGGCCGTCGTATCCCGAACTGGTCGCCGATTTCGACCGGATCAGGCGCATCGCCGTGGCCGAGGAGACCGCCTTCAACCGCACGCTGGTGGCCGGCTCCAAGCTGTTCGACGAGGTGGCCGGCACCACCAAAGCCGCTCGGGCCAAGGTGATCTCGGGAGCGGACGCCTTCACACTGCACGACACCTACGGCTTCCCGATCGAGCTGACCCTGGAGATGGCCTCCGAGGCCGGCCTGCAGGTCGACGAGATCGGCTTCCGTGAACTGATGGCCGAGCAGCGTCGCCGGGCCAAGGCCGACGCCGCCGCCCGCAAGCACGCGCACGCCGACCTGAGCGCCTACCGGGAGCTGGTCGACGCCGGCCCCACCGAATTCACCGGGTTCGACGAATTGTCCTCCGAGGCAAGGATTCTGGGCATCTTCGTCGACGGCAAACGGGTTCCGGTGGTGACCCACGGCTCGCAAACGGAAGCGGCCGGGGCGCACCAGGTCGAGCTGGTGCTCGACCGCACGCCGCTCTACGCCGAGTCGGGCGGGCAGATCGCCGACGAGGGCACCATCAGCGGGACGGGAGCCTCGGAGTGCGCCCGCGCGGCGGTCACCGACGTGCAGAAGATCGCCAAAACCCTGTGGGTGCACCGGGTCAACGTCGAGTCCGGGGAGTTCGTGGAGGGCGACACCGTCGTCGCGGCGGTCGACCCGGAATGGCGTCGCGGGGCCACCCAGGGTCACTCGGGCACCCACATGGTGCATGCCGCGCTGCGACAAGTGCTGGGCCCCAACGCCGTTCAGGCGGGGTCGCTGAACCGCCCCGGCTACCTGCGGTTCGACTTCAACTGGCAGGGGCCGCTGTCCGAGGACCAACGCACCCAGGTCGAGGAAGTGACCAACCAGGCCGTGCAGGCCGACTTCGCGGTGCACACGTTCACCGAGCAGCTGGAGAAGGCCAAGGCGATGGGCGCGATGGCCATGTTCGGCGAGGCCTACCCGGACGAGGTCCGCGTGGTGGAGATCGGCGGGCCGTTCTCGCTGGAGCTCTGCGGTGGGACCCACGTGCACAACTCGGCGCAGATCGGACCGGTGACCATCCTGGGCGAATCATCGGTCGGGTCCGGAGTCCGCCGGGTGGAGGCCTACGTCGGGCTGGATTCGTTTCGCCACCTGGCCAAGGAACGCGCCCTGATGGCGGGGCTGGCGTCGTCGCTGAAGGTGCCCTCCGACGAGGTGCCGGCCCGGGTGGCCGGCCTGGTGGAGCGGCTCAAGGCCGCCGAGAAGGAGCTCGAACGCGCCCGGCTGGCCGGCGCGCGCGCCGCCGCGACCAACGCCGCGGCCGGCGCGGAGCGGATCGGTAACGTCCGTGTGGTGGCGCAACGGATGTCGGCGGGGATGACGGCCGGCGACCTGCGTTCCCTGGTGGGCGACATCCGCGGCAAGCTCGGCAGCGATCCCGCGGTGGTGGCGCTGATCGCGGAGGGGGAGGGCGGCAGCGTGCCGTACGCGGTCGCCGCGAACCCCGCCGCCCAGGACCTCGGAATCCGCGCCAACGACCTGATCAAGCAGCTGGCCGCGACCGTCGATGGCCGCGGCGGGGGAAAGCCGGACCTGGCGCAGGGTTCGGGGAAGGACCCGACCCGCATCGACGCGGCGCTCGACGCGATCCGCTCCGAGATAGCGCGGGTCGGTTGA
- the ruvX gene encoding Holliday junction resolvase RuvX — translation MVPAQHRLPDRPGDPDQDPGRGRRIGIDVGSVRIGVACSDPDGILATPVETVRRDRSGKHVRRLAELAAELGAVEVVVGLPRTLADRTGPSAIDAMELAETLAQRIAPTPVRLADERLTTVSAQRSLRAAGVRAREQRAVIDQAAAVAILQSWLDQRRATLAAGEPADG, via the coding sequence GTGGTCCCCGCACAGCATCGCTTGCCCGACCGGCCGGGCGACCCTGACCAGGATCCCGGACGCGGACGACGGATCGGCATCGACGTCGGCAGCGTGCGCATCGGCGTCGCCTGCAGCGACCCCGACGGCATCCTGGCCACGCCCGTGGAAACCGTGCGCCGCGACCGCTCGGGCAAACACGTGCGGCGGCTGGCCGAGCTGGCCGCGGAGCTCGGGGCGGTCGAGGTGGTCGTCGGGCTGCCGCGGACACTGGCCGACCGCACCGGCCCGTCGGCGATCGACGCGATGGAGCTGGCCGAGACGCTCGCCCAGCGGATCGCCCCCACACCCGTGCGGCTGGCCGACGAGCGCCTGACCACCGTCAGCGCGCAGCGGTCGCTGCGCGCGGCCGGTGTGCGCGCCAGAGAGCAGCGGGCGGTGATCGACCAGGCGGCCGCGGTGGCCATCCTGCAGAGCTGGCTCGACCAACGGCGCGCCACCCTGGCGGCGGGGGAGCCCGCCGATGGTTGA